In Ciconia boyciana chromosome 17, ASM3463844v1, whole genome shotgun sequence, the genomic stretch GCCCTACACTGAATGGGAATCAGAGCCCTGACCAGCTCGGTGGGCTCTAGGCACAGCGATGGGTCTGCCAGCTGGACTCATGTTCCAGGAAAACCACGCAGGTGTGAAATCACACCAGGACTGGGAGGTGGCACTACCCCAGATCAGGTCTGCTGTCTATTATCGGGattcccagaggaaaaaaagtcctttaaagACCACCCTTCTGTCCCTGAGATGTTCTCTGGTATCCTGAGCTTGCAACAGTGTGCTGTCGCTATGGATTTATAAAAGaattttataaaaggaaaaagaaggcgccaaattattgtttttatatCTATTGATAGATATATCTGTACCTACGTCAATAGCTCACATTATCCTGTGGCTGTGCTTTGCTTCCATGTGCGAAAGAGCCGTGATGTGAAACACTACTGGCACTTTGAAGAGGGCTGCGGCTGAGATTCagcctttctcctgctccacTGGCTTGCAGCTACCGCTTCCAACTCTCGCTTGTGTTGCAAGATTAGATGTAAAAGCAGCGGGACTGCTCTTGTTGGGAAGTGCGATGAAATGCGGCATTTCAGCAGCTCTCAGAGCCCGGGGGAAAGGGGCTTGTTATCCTACGATGCCCGTGCTGACTGGGCCTGTGTCACAGTGGGGGCAATTGCTCTAATTGCTCTCTGTGTGTAACCATTAGGGCTAGAAACCATGCTCCTCCAGGAAAAGCCTTCACAACAGCTGCAACAAGGTGCTCTGCTCGTCTcaggaacagcaggagaaagtcCTGCCGCAACTCTGAGTGGAGAATCAGTTCAGCCATTGCTGGGCTCCAGCTACCTCACCTGCGCCCCACCGTCTCCATTTGTAGTTGGCCCAGAGAACCAACATTTCAGAGCACAGAACAGTACCAGCACGCAGAGGAGTATTTTGAAGCAAGGCATGGACAGATGTTTTTGTGGTTGATagtggaggggaaagggggtTAGCGCACTGGAAAGCAGCATGGCACTGGGAGTATCTGCACAGGGAGGGTCTTAGGTTCTACTTCCTTTGTTCAGTGGCTGGTTTGATTTGCTCGGGATCGTCCTTTCTGCATTACTTACCAATTGCTCATGGTAGGGAAGAGATCTGGATGGGGGACACGATGATTCTGCTGTTTTTCGTAGTACCCTGAACTGTACTGCAAACACTGACAAGGGGAGCTCTACCAGGTGAAACAGACTTTGCCAGGATCTTCGAAATATACCAACAGGAGGAAAATTTAGAAGACAGATGTCCGCTATTTCAACACTCTGGTAACTTCCAAGAACTACTAGTGCTTCTTTGTTTCTCAATAGAGAAATGTCTCATTGCAGCCCATTTTGTGAATTTATGGTCATGTGGGGATGTAACTAATCTCAGAAGAGAGAAGCGCTTATAGAATATCATTGTTTAAAGTTTGCATTTGCTTAAGCTGACAGGAGCCAACTCACTAGCTCCTGAAGACAGTACGTGCATAAATATTCCTGCCTCATTTAAAGCTTCCACACCGTGGCTTGGTACAAACCAATCAGTGTTCTGTAAATGCTGCCACATCGCCATTGATCAGGAGTCGTCATGACAAAGATGAAGTGTTTCTGTGCACTCTTTGAACATCAAGATGTAAAGGACTCCTAGCATCCTTACGTACTGCTAGGACAGCTGTACAGAGGGTGGCGTTACAGAGAGCTGTTGCGATTGAGTGTCCTGCACAAATGGAAACAGCAAGCTGCACCCACCTTTGCTTTAACTTCTTCAAGGTGGTTACTCCAAGGTACAGGTTgattctaaattaaaattcacCTTTGTTAGCAGTGGCAACCTCCAAATCCAGTCACTGATAGCAAACCCCACCCAGTCTAGTCCACTCCATCTGCTTGTGTTCAGATGCAAGTAATTATTGAGTCAAACATTTAGCTAGAAAATAGAATTAAACAGTggacttaaaataatttaggataAGCTGTGTACCTCTGATGCTAGAATGGCATGCAAAGCCTCCTCTCTTCATGCCAGAAGTCTCTCCCCTAGGCAAGCACGAGTCACCGTGTCTATAACTGCACTTGTCAGGCCTATTAGATTTACCATGCCAATAAAACAGCCCAGGCTTTTGACTGTCAGAGCTTAATTCTATTTGAATAATTTCTAGATGGCGAAACACATGGCGAACCCCACATGTGACATCAGGCCAAGGCACAACTCATGGAGACCAAGTACTCAAGGGCTCATAACAACATGTAAAGCTGACCGTGCTCTACCAAGACCAATGTTTCAACTTGACGAAACAACATCCTCTCATTAGATGACCAAAGCGATTTCCTGAATTTAAGTCTTCAAGGGCTTCAGGCCCCCAAAAATCCTTAGAATATTTCCCTTCTTTATAACCTCTGTTTAACACCATTGCTGTTGATAAAACATAACCAGATTCCTTCTCAGGAgcatgttactttttttttcccccctccttgtATTTAATATACAGCAATAAAATTTGTCACTTTAGGGAAATGCTCTCCAAGACTCTTCTGTACAGTGTGGTTTTTAGGTTGCACACACCACCTTTTCTTTGTGATACATACTTATGCTAGGCAAGTCAATTAAACACTAAGTTTGCACAAGCAGGTCTATAGCAAAGATGTTACCTGTAGGGTGGGTGAGAAAATTGTCCTTTCTGCTCCTGTCAGACATACGGAACCACACCAATGGACTGTTCAATCATGTAAGATGCCAGCAGGCTTACAGGCATGTTCAGTACAGCCTGAGCTGGCAGGTAACAAGACATGGCACGCACTTAATTGGTTGTCTGTGTTTCATTGGACACAACGGTActaaaaaggaggaaagcatTTGACTTGTGAGAGCATTAATTCTCGACTTTTGCCTATGCCAGTGAAGAGCAGCTGTGACAATGTCATTTACTGATGGCGTGTACAGATAGCAATTGTGGAAATAACGTTTGCTCTGGCAACTCAGTTACATTTCTGTACCAAACCTTTACATACACTTAATTACATGCTACTGTGCAGTATTTCCTTGTGTcagtggattattttttaagagtgCTGTGTTACACCCTGCTTTCCTCAGTATTTGTGTGTAGGGACAGGCAGCAAATCTAGAAGGGATTGTAATTGGTGTGTCTTATCCAAAACACAAAGGATACAAGGGACTACATTAACCcacagctgtgcctgcagtTAGGGACAGGAGGTATTTCCTAACCACCAAACAAATATTCATGGGAGACATCCATGTGGTGTTTCACATTCAGTTTAATTAGAACAGTACTACCAATTCATTTGTACTTGGACATAATTTACTGACAGTATTAATAATACAAGCGATGAACAACAGTTTAAAAGGTAAGCTGGCCTAGTTGTGTAGATGACTTTTGGCAACAGTCCTCCTGCTTCATTAAAAAGCACTGCAGCTAATGTGGCTCCTAGTTGTTTTAGTAGACGTGAACCATGCCATACAGGAAAGTCCAGAACAGGACATATGTGAAGAGCCCTCCTATAAGCCCCCCCGTGAAAAGCGGCCTTCGGGATTTAAAGTACTTATTCCATCGCCGTCCGGCTTTTAACACCAAGAGCACGGAGAGGAGGACGGAAGCCAGGAAGTAGAAGATGAAGCCGTGCAGGCCGGTCAGGCCGAGGATGCCTGCCGTGGCGCCCGACAGGGCCGAGACAGACGTCCTGCAATAGTCCAGGATGGCGGCGTTCCCCCGCACCGCCGCTTCGCTGATGAACTGCGGCCCCTCGCGCTTGGCCACCACAGCGGCCATGGCTCCCAGCCGGGCTCGGGGACCTCCTCTCTCCCAACGAGACTGGGGTAAAGGAGACACACACTGTACGGGCCGGGGGGCAGACTGGCCCGGCGCAGCCCCGGTCCGTGCTGAAGAGCTGCCTCCCGCGGAGAGCAGGGCCCGCGGCACCGACCCGGCGAGGCCGCTCGGCTCCGGGGCAGCCGCTGCTGCAAGGCCGCCCTCAGGTGCGCCGTTCCGGAGCGCGGAAGGAGCTCAACGGCCTTTGGCGGCCGCGCGGAGGCCCTTCCCGGCACCGCCCGCCTGGCGCCGCGGAGCGCCCGCGGGGCCCTCCCGCCTTCCCCCGGCCCGTACCTCTCATCCACGGCGGCGCGCCGCTCCGCGGGACCCTCGGCCGGGCCCGACCGTCACGCCTCACACCCTGCCAAGGAACACCACACACAGCCCGTCACCGCGGGCCGCCCGCGGGAGCCGAGGCCGCCGCGCCTCCCCGCTGGGCCCAACCTACCGCCACAGCGGAGCCTCTCGCCTCCCCGCCGGAAGCTCCTGTCAGGCATCTTGGCGCGGGAGCCGCCGGGAAAGCGGCCTGGCTTCCGGCGCCCGCGCCTCCGCCACGGGCGAGGCGGCACCCGATtggctggcggcggcggcgacggcggcggggggcggggccgggcgagGCGCTTTTGTTCGGGCGGCGGCAGTGGCGGCGGGGCCATGTCGTATGTGCCGGGGCAGCCGGTCACCGCCGTGGTGGTGAgacggggacgggacgggacgggggcACCGCGCCGGCGGCTGCTGAGCGGGACAGGGACGGAGGCGGCGGTGCCGGCGCTGCCTGGCAGCGCCCTGCGGGCTGTCAGCGGGCGGAGGTGCCCGGCGGGGGCGGAGGTGCCCGGGCGCGTcccggggcagccctggcctgcGGGTGCGTGGCAGGAGCGGACGAAGGGCGCGGACTGcagcgccgccggccccggtTGCCGCTCGCGGCCGCTCCTCGTCCGCCCTCGCGGCGGCTGTCTGCTGTGGAGGCTGTCCGGGTAACGGGCGGGCCGGGCACTCGAGCCCCACACAAACACCTCCCCGCTCCCGGATGGGAGAACCGGGAGGAAGCTGCGCCGGTCGGAGGGAACAGACCCCTGCCGAGGGCTGCGGCCCCCTCCGCCTGCCCAGGCGTTGCTtgagggagagggaagcagCGGCTGTCACCGCGCTCGCGGAGACCCGTGCTCGCTGCCGCCAGCCCGGTCTTCGTTGCTCCGGTGGCGGTGCAGCTGGTGCGCCCGAGCGCTTTGCTCGGTGCCCGCTGCTGCGAGCAGCTGCGGGACATAGACAGGATAGGCACCTGCTTTGCCTAGGTGGGGTTAAGAAGTAGAGCTTTTAAAGTATACTAATTGCCTTAATCGACAAACAGCCCAAGCGAGGGGCGCTGTTGTTTCTTCCGCTAGTTAGAATGCTGAATTTAATTGTGCTGTGGGCTCACCCAGCTGAAATACGCCGCACCACTCCCAGCTGTGTCAGAGCTGACAGCCCTGAGGAGATGGAAGCTGGCCTGGTGTGACCCAGCTGCCTGTACCCTAGTGAGAGCCGGAGCCTACCGCCTTTGGGAAGCTCAGTGTCTGCCAGGGCTGTTCGAGAAGAAcgttttgggtggtttttggTTCAGTTAAGACTGTGGCTTTTTATCTTGGCTCAAGAATTGCACAAGCTGGCATTTATACAGTACTTAGAGAATGAGTAAAGCTTGTCAGATGCCTGCGTTCATCAGACAGCAAGGAACCTGTCTCTGGATTATGAAAGAGTGTTGGTATATAAGGTATCTTGAAAAAGAACCACCCTAATAATAGGTTGTTATTTCCACTGATAAGGCTAGGCAGGAACACAGGGCACACAGATAAAGAGCAAGATGAGTCTGGCTATGAGTGACTGCCAGTTAGCAAGACATGACTCATGTTTGAAGAGACCTGCTCTATTTTTAGTGTTTTCCCCTTGTATCTCCAGGCGGGGTAAAGCACTGCGTAGTTAAGGAGCTTGGCTGTATCATGGCATGAGCGCCCTTGGGGTGAGCTTGCAGATGGCTTCCTGTCCTGCTGCCTTGTGGTAGGGCCGAGAATGGTTCAGAGCCAATTGTTGTCAACACCAAGGTCGCCTGTGACTGACAGACAGCAAAGGCCATGAGATCGTTCTGTGCTGCCGAGGGGTTTTAGAGCTGTCTACCTGCAATGTGTAAGCTTACCAAGCTGTGATGCAGCCTGCTCTAGTAGGCTTACGGTATTGCTGGGTCTTAAGTACCTGTGTCTGAAACACACTTGAGATTTCTTCCAGTGATCACAATctattttcttgttctcttttcaGCAAAGAATTGAAATACACAAGCTTCGCCAAGGTGACAATTTGATTCTGGGATTCAGCATTGGAGGTGGCATTGATCAGGATCCTACTCAGAATCCTTTCTCTGAAGACAAGACCGACAAGGTCAGGTGCTCTTTGTTTCCTGTAGCAACTACTTCTGGGAGAGGCTGAGCATATCCAACTCCCCCAGCAAGCTCACTCACTTGCATCTGTATTCTGTTCTCTCACACAGCTGACTACAAAGGTTACTCTGTTGCCACTTTATCATTTGCAGACTAAGCTTGTTTTAAGTTAGCTCTCCACCTTTTCTATTGTCCAACATTGCACAAACCTGTTTTTAACTAGAGTCCCATAATACACTACAATGTGGTTTTGCATTGTCAGAGTGGCCTTTAAGTATTTAATGCTCCCGTATTTAGTAAATGAacacttccattttttcccaggGTATCTATGTAACAAGGGTGACAGAAGGAGGCCCGGCAGAAGTTGCAGGACTTCAGATTGGAGATAAGATCATGCAGGTAAACACCAAGACAAGACAAGTACTAAAGTAGTACTAAGGGCACACTACAGAGAAGTTTCTGCTGGGGGAAATACTGTCTTCTGGGTACTTTCCAGGACAGTTTGTGGGGCTTACGAACAAACAGAGCTGTGGCATAAACATATCTACTACATAGTTCTGACAGAACAGTTAAAGGACACCTGCGAGTCCACACACCTGCCTCCTTTTATGGTTTTTTCTTAGGTGAATGGCTGGGATATGACAATGGTGACCCATGACCAAGCTAGGAAGAGGCTGACAAAAAGGAACGAAGAAGTGGTACGGCTGCTGGTGACCAGGCAATCTCTGCAGAAGGCTGTGCAACAATCCATGATGTCCTAATCAATCATCAAGTTGGGGAAGGGTTGGGGAGGGAGATATATAGACTGGTATCAAGCAAGGAAGCAAATACTAGACCTGAACAGGTTGTCTGGAAGGAGTGCATGTTCCTAACTGTggtaaacactttttttcttcctctgatgTAACTGGCAGTAGTAAAACTCTAGTCCCCTCAGCAGAGTGCTTCTCTAAAGTCTTCCCTGCAGGTACATGGTAAGACTTCATTGTAGTCATGGCTTTCAGGAGGACAGGACAAACCCTAGTTATCTAAGGAAGCAACTGGAAAAGCCTTAACTTTGACAGGATTCTTTTGTAGCACAAAAGCTTCCTATTTTAAGAGGAAATGTGGTTTCTGCTATGGAAGATACGAGGGTTTGCTGTGCTTAAGCTTCTAGGAGCAAGCTGTCCTGTCTCCCCCATGCTGTCAAATAAAAATGCCAGAATTAAGAGTTGCACACTGCTGTGGGGAGGAGCACTGTACTAATCCCACATTGTGTGCTAGCTAGACAGAGTATGCTGAAGGGTTTGGGGCATTACGGTTTACTGCAAAGATTCCCTGTACAAAGCAGCCTCTTCAGACAAGAAACAACAAAGTAACACAGAAGTGCTCGGTTAATGCCTGAAGTACACTAAAAGTTCATAGACACTACAGTTCAACTTCACTGTCAGAGTAAAACCTTAATTCTCCTTGTTCCCAAGTAATTTGTAACATCAAATGAATCAAGCTTAAATGAAAGGAACATggagcaggaaagaaaacactgttgcTGAACTTACCAAAAGAGCTGCTCATAGCTGTAGAGTCTTCAGTTCTTCATTCCACTTCTATCAGACTTGAAATGGGAGGGGTGGATTTTGGTCTGTCTTCTAGAAGACTTTGCTTAAATCACTGATTTATTGGATGGAAGAGATGAATATGCCAGTAATTTGCAAAAGTGCCTCTTGACCAAATTTAAACTTCTGGTAAGATACTAAGTTGTTTAAATCAACATGCCACAGGATTTAAGATTCTTGCTGCAACACTAAGTTAATTATCTAGCATCCTAGTGGTTTGTTAACCAGCTAGTTCTACAATTATCCAAAAACTGGAGTTTTTAATCCCCTTCAGTTGATTTATACATATCTATACTTTCCTTAAGCAGTCTTCAGGTAAGCTGTTGTAAATAGAACATGAGGAGGTGGCAAACTAACTTATTCAGTACATTACTGCTGCACCACGTACGTATGTTGTGATTAATGCATCTCAGACTGTTCTGTACACACCAGCAGATGCCTATTTACCATTTTTATATCTATGGAATTACTACAATACTGCTTTTGGATTTTGTAACTTAAGAATTCAGTGGTAAATTTTAAGGCTTTCAAGttgaagttatttttgttactaTAAAGATACACTGCTATTTGTACTGCTATTTCACTTGATTTTACACACAATAAAACAAAGCTGGATTTCCTGAGCTGTTTCTCCTTACATTTAAGAATGCCACATCACTTGAATGCCTCCAGCCAAGACCTTTTTTCTGGCTCAGAGTGGATTGTGGATGACATTAACACAATGCAGTCTGAGGTTAGTAAGGTCTGATTTCA encodes the following:
- the EMC6 gene encoding ER membrane protein complex subunit 6, whose product is MAAVVAKREGPQFISEAAVRGNAAILDYCRTSVSALSGATAGILGLTGLHGFIFYFLASVLLSVLLVLKAGRRWNKYFKSRRPLFTGGLIGGLFTYVLFWTFLYGMVHVY
- the TAX1BP3 gene encoding tax1-binding protein 3, encoding MSYVPGQPVTAVVQRIEIHKLRQGDNLILGFSIGGGIDQDPTQNPFSEDKTDKGIYVTRVTEGGPAEVAGLQIGDKIMQVNGWDMTMVTHDQARKRLTKRNEEVVRLLVTRQSLQKAVQQSMMS